Proteins encoded by one window of Vibrio panuliri:
- a CDS encoding DNA-3-methyladenine glycosylase I has translation MNLEHFDAIYQRAAERKGGELALESMLSTPLTQQELLSITDDRWLSAFSMKVFQSGMSWKVVRNKWPNFEELFFGFKIGPLLMLSDEQWEAKSIDKRIIRHHSKVMSIAANAQMIYEAGIKHGSFAQMVAQWPSDDITGLWLYLKKHGQRLGGNTGPYALRQMGVDTFILSQDVEAYLRSYKIIEGGRDTKRSLAQCNQAFSFWQQQSGRSLTHISQIIAFSCGDNRM, from the coding sequence ATGAACTTAGAACACTTCGATGCCATCTACCAACGCGCAGCCGAGCGTAAAGGCGGCGAGTTAGCACTCGAGTCCATGCTGTCTACTCCGCTGACTCAGCAAGAACTCTTGTCGATTACCGATGATCGTTGGCTGTCAGCTTTTTCAATGAAAGTTTTTCAAAGTGGTATGAGCTGGAAAGTCGTCAGAAACAAATGGCCCAACTTTGAAGAACTGTTTTTTGGCTTTAAAATTGGGCCGCTACTTATGCTCTCGGATGAGCAGTGGGAAGCGAAGTCGATTGATAAGCGTATTATTCGCCACCACAGTAAAGTCATGTCGATTGCCGCCAATGCACAAATGATCTATGAAGCGGGAATCAAACATGGTTCATTCGCGCAGATGGTTGCCCAATGGCCAAGCGACGATATAACGGGGTTGTGGCTCTACCTTAAAAAGCATGGTCAACGACTTGGCGGAAACACTGGCCCTTATGCGTTGCGCCAAATGGGTGTCGATACCTTTATCTTGTCACAGGATGTCGAAGCTTACCTGCGCAGCTACAAAATCATTGAAGGTGGACGAGACACTAAGCGATCATTGGCTCAATGTAATCAGGCGTTTAGTTTTTGGCAGCAGCAAAGTGGCCGTAGCCTGACTCACATTAGCCAAATCATCGCCTTCAGTTGCGGTGATAATCGGATGTAA
- a CDS encoding thiol:disulfide interchange protein DsbA/DsbL: MNKIFALVASLLMAFSVQATTFTEGDYYTVIDQPKASKPTVTEYFSFYCPHCYQFESIVKNLKPALADDVTFEKVHVGFMGGEMAEPMVKAYATMQQLQVEDHMIPKMFEQIHILRQAPRNEEELRKVFTDNGVSASAFDLAYNSKAVEMRLKEYDKRFKNSTLRGVPAIVVNNKYIVVASKIKSFDEYNQLVNYLLTL; this comes from the coding sequence ATGAACAAAATTTTTGCCCTTGTGGCATCGCTATTGATGGCATTTTCAGTCCAAGCGACCACTTTCACTGAAGGCGACTACTACACAGTCATCGACCAACCAAAAGCAAGCAAACCAACAGTCACTGAGTACTTCTCATTTTACTGCCCACACTGCTATCAATTTGAATCAATAGTTAAAAATCTAAAACCAGCTTTGGCTGATGATGTCACTTTCGAAAAAGTGCATGTTGGTTTTATGGGCGGTGAGATGGCCGAACCTATGGTCAAAGCCTACGCGACCATGCAACAGTTGCAGGTCGAAGACCATATGATCCCAAAAATGTTTGAACAAATTCATATCCTGCGCCAAGCACCACGCAACGAAGAAGAGCTGCGCAAAGTGTTCACCGACAATGGGGTCAGTGCCAGTGCCTTTGACCTAGCGTATAACAGTAAAGCCGTCGAGATGAGACTAAAAGAATACGATAAACGCTTTAAAAACAGCACATTGCGCGGCGTGCCAGCAATTGTAGTCAACAACAAGTACATCGTGGTTGCGAGTAAGATCAAAAGCTTTGACGAGTACAATCAACTTGTGAACTACCTACTCACCTTGTAA